A region from the Bacteroidales bacterium genome encodes:
- a CDS encoding YggS family pyridoxal phosphate-dependent enzyme, protein MGVAENLLKIKEQIPAHVTLVAVSKTKPDEEILKAYDAGQLDFGENKVQDLLARQEKLPAEIRWHMIGHLQSNKVKYLAPFVHMLHGVDSLKLLSVIDREAEKNERTIDCLLQIRIALEENKFGLTEEDLMHLLGSEAFQRMEHVRIRGVMGMATFTENSNQIREEFRHLKRIFERLKSSSFKNQDSFDQISCGMSGDFRLAIEEGSTLVRIGNLIFGPRNY, encoded by the coding sequence ATGGGAGTTGCAGAGAACCTTCTGAAAATTAAGGAGCAGATACCGGCACATGTGACCCTGGTTGCGGTCTCAAAAACAAAGCCCGATGAGGAGATCCTGAAAGCCTATGATGCCGGACAACTCGATTTTGGCGAAAACAAGGTACAGGACCTGCTTGCCAGGCAGGAGAAGCTTCCCGCCGAAATCCGCTGGCACATGATCGGTCACCTGCAATCCAATAAGGTGAAATACCTGGCCCCCTTCGTTCATATGCTCCACGGAGTAGACAGTCTGAAGCTGCTTTCGGTCATTGACCGGGAGGCGGAAAAGAATGAGCGGACGATCGATTGCCTTCTTCAGATACGTATCGCTCTGGAGGAGAACAAATTCGGACTGACCGAGGAGGATCTGATGCACCTGCTGGGCTCCGAAGCTTTTCAGAGGATGGAACATGTCCGGATCCGGGGGGTGATGGGTATGGCCACCTTTACGGAAAATTCAAATCAGATCAGGGAGGAGTTTCGCCATCTAAAACGTATATTTGAGAGGCTGAAGAGTTCTTCGTTTAAAAACCAGGACTCCTTCGATCAAATCTCCTGTGGAATGTCGGGCGACTTCCGGCTGGCCATTGAGGAAGGGAGTACCCTGGTGCGTATCGGAAACCTTATATTTGGTCCAAGAAACTATTGA
- a CDS encoding HEAT repeat domain-containing protein codes for MQLMDSRNSKPRLKQQIESLRSSNRSAILTTIRELRKEGDVSVLPELFNLMLVQDDEEVQYEIAALLNDLKDKESVPVLVEAIANPEYREIQPLLVAACWQNGLSYSHHINTFINVLVTGGYIAAIEAFTVIEEAIGELEQVERNRLARSLKSKLTRAEEQKRPLFEELVRVIEAY; via the coding sequence ATGCAATTAATGGATTCCCGGAACAGCAAGCCCCGGCTTAAACAGCAGATAGAATCCCTGCGCTCCAGCAACCGCTCGGCCATACTGACCACCATCAGGGAGCTGCGCAAAGAAGGAGATGTGTCGGTTCTGCCCGAACTGTTTAACCTGATGCTTGTGCAGGACGATGAAGAGGTCCAGTATGAAATCGCTGCACTATTGAACGATCTGAAGGATAAAGAGTCTGTTCCGGTACTTGTTGAAGCCATTGCCAACCCGGAATACCGGGAAATCCAGCCCCTTCTTGTTGCAGCCTGCTGGCAGAACGGGCTTTCCTACAGCCATCATATTAACACTTTTATAAATGTGCTTGTAACAGGAGGATATATAGCGGCCATAGAAGCCTTTACAGTCATTGAAGAGGCCATTGGGGAACTGGAACAGGTTGAGAGGAACAGGCTGGCCCGCTCGCTGAAATCAAAACTAACCAGGGCAGAGGAGCAGAAAAGACCGCTTTTCGAGGAACTTGTCAGAGTCATCGAAGCTTACTAA
- a CDS encoding dihydroorotate dehydrogenase-like protein, whose translation MIDLSTTFAGLSMKSPIIVSSSGLTSSVDRIKKVAAAGAGAVVIKSLFEEQINYEIGKLSAESDYPEAGDYIRTYARENSLEEYLTLIRSAKEAVDIPVMASINCVSASEWIDFAGRIEKAGADALELNIYFLPINKDKDSREYEKGYLHLVSEVKKRTSLPVIVKLGSGFTNITWMVNQIYLRGAAAVVLFNRFYAPDIDTDELTFGSAEVLSTPAELRTTLRWIGIVSSQVDQLDLAASTGVHSGMAVVKQILAGAAAVQVCSVLYRNGLDYVRDMIQEMKRWMEKNQFESPDDFRGKMNYGSLDDPSVYERAQFMKYFSSMH comes from the coding sequence ATGATTGATCTTTCCACCACCTTTGCAGGTCTCTCCATGAAGAGTCCTATTATAGTGAGCAGCAGTGGCCTGACCTCCTCGGTTGACCGTATAAAAAAAGTGGCTGCTGCCGGTGCAGGAGCAGTGGTGATCAAATCTTTATTCGAAGAACAGATCAACTACGAGATAGGCAAACTGTCGGCCGAAAGCGATTACCCGGAGGCAGGCGATTATATCCGGACCTATGCCCGGGAGAACTCCCTGGAAGAGTACCTGACCCTGATCAGGTCGGCTAAAGAGGCGGTGGATATTCCGGTTATGGCAAGCATCAATTGCGTAAGTGCTTCCGAGTGGATCGATTTTGCAGGGAGAATTGAAAAGGCCGGGGCCGATGCCCTGGAGTTGAATATCTATTTTCTTCCCATCAACAAGGATAAAGATTCCAGGGAATATGAGAAGGGATATCTCCACCTGGTTTCGGAGGTGAAAAAACGCACCAGTCTTCCCGTAATAGTAAAGCTGGGGAGCGGTTTTACCAACATTACCTGGATGGTGAACCAGATTTATCTGCGCGGTGCTGCAGCAGTGGTCCTGTTCAACCGCTTCTATGCGCCGGACATTGATACAGATGAGTTGACTTTCGGATCCGCAGAGGTCCTGAGCACGCCCGCGGAGCTCCGCACCACGCTGCGTTGGATAGGGATAGTATCTTCACAGGTGGATCAGCTCGATCTGGCCGCCTCCACCGGGGTTCACTCCGGGATGGCAGTCGTGAAGCAGATTCTGGCCGGAGCAGCAGCGGTGCAGGTATGCTCGGTTCTCTACCGGAATGGCCTGGACTATGTCAGGGATATGATCCAGGAGATGAAGCGTTGGATGGAGAAAAACCAGTTTGAGTCTCCGGATGATTTCAGGGGAAAGATGAATTATGGCAGTCTGGATGATCCTTCGGTCTACGAACGGGCCCAGTTTATGAAGTACTTCTCATCGATGCATTAG
- a CDS encoding 3-phosphoglycerate dehydrogenase, with amino-acid sequence MAKVLIATEKPFSAQTVEEVKGVFKDAGYEVELLSKYPGKSDLIAAVKDKDALIIRSDQVDREVIQAAEKLKIVVRAGAGYDNVDLDAATEKGVVVMNTPGQNSNAVAELALGMMVYLNRAGFTPVTGSELRGKKLGIHAYGAVGRIVGLIAKGFGMKVYAFDPFVDSVVITNDGVAREESAESLYSKCQYISLHIPANAETLGSIGYDLLSRMPEGATLVNTARKEVIDESGLKKVFAERDDFRYISDIAPDCREELEEQYKGRVFFTPKKMGAQTAEANLNAGVAAARQIVNFLEKGDRTFKVN; translated from the coding sequence ATGGCGAAAGTATTGATAGCAACAGAAAAACCTTTTTCTGCCCAGACAGTGGAAGAGGTGAAGGGTGTATTCAAAGATGCAGGGTATGAGGTGGAGCTACTCTCCAAATATCCCGGGAAATCAGATCTGATAGCCGCTGTGAAGGACAAGGATGCCCTGATTATCCGCAGCGACCAGGTGGACAGGGAGGTGATTCAGGCAGCGGAAAAGCTGAAGATTGTAGTACGTGCCGGTGCCGGTTATGACAATGTGGACCTGGATGCTGCCACTGAAAAAGGCGTGGTGGTTATGAACACCCCGGGACAAAACTCGAATGCAGTGGCTGAACTGGCTCTGGGGATGATGGTATATCTGAACCGTGCCGGTTTTACTCCGGTAACAGGAAGTGAATTGAGGGGAAAGAAACTGGGGATTCATGCCTATGGTGCCGTTGGTAGAATTGTTGGTCTGATCGCCAAAGGATTTGGCATGAAGGTTTATGCTTTCGACCCCTTTGTGGATTCTGTTGTGATTACCAACGATGGGGTGGCACGCGAGGAATCGGCCGAAAGTCTGTATAGCAAATGCCAGTATATCTCCCTGCATATTCCCGCAAATGCAGAGACTCTTGGATCCATTGGGTATGATCTTCTCAGCCGCATGCCCGAAGGAGCCACTCTGGTCAATACCGCCCGCAAAGAGGTCATTGATGAGTCGGGCTTGAAGAAGGTGTTCGCGGAGAGAGATGATTTCAGGTATATCTCAGATATCGCCCCGGACTGCAGGGAAGAGCTGGAGGAGCAATATAAGGGTCGGGTATTCTTTACCCCCAAGAAGATGGGAGCTCAGACCGCTGAGGCCAATCTGAATGCCGGGGTTGCTGCTGCCAGGCAAATCGTCAATTTCCTGGAAAAGGGGGACCGCACTTTTAAAGTAAACTAA
- a CDS encoding DUF1015 family protein, whose amino-acid sequence MTKIHAFKGFRPGKENVKKVASRPYDVLNSGEAREEVKGNPWSFLHVVKPEVDLPEETDLHSDLVYNIGRDNLQRLISEGFFVQDESESLYIYGQTMSGHTQYGIVACAAVDDYLDDVIKKHELTRPDKEEDRMNHIRVTNFNAEPVFFAYPDHNELDTIVEDVIAGEPEYDFTTEDGVGHHFWVIQNQTVIARVVELFEQDISHTYVADGHHRTAAAALVGQERRKNNPDHTGHEEYNFFLAVHFPASQLTIIDYNRVVKDLNGMSAAEFLEELEEGFVVTGKGPEIFKPGQLHTLSMYLEGLWYELKARPGTYNDMDPIACLDVTVLSEQILGPLLNITDLRKSGRIDFVGGIRGLEELSRRVDSGEMAAAFALYPVSMKQLMNIADSGMIMPPKTTWFEPKLRSGLVIHSLD is encoded by the coding sequence ATGACTAAGATACATGCCTTCAAAGGTTTCAGGCCCGGAAAAGAGAATGTGAAGAAAGTGGCTTCCAGGCCTTATGATGTTTTGAATTCCGGGGAAGCGAGGGAAGAGGTCAAAGGCAATCCCTGGTCCTTTCTTCATGTGGTGAAACCTGAAGTGGATTTGCCCGAAGAAACCGACCTTCATTCGGATCTGGTTTACAACATAGGAAGAGATAATCTTCAAAGGCTTATTTCCGAAGGTTTTTTCGTCCAGGATGAGTCGGAGAGCCTGTATATTTACGGACAGACCATGTCCGGGCATACCCAGTACGGGATCGTGGCCTGTGCAGCCGTGGATGACTACCTGGATGATGTTATTAAAAAACATGAACTGACCAGGCCGGATAAGGAGGAGGACAGGATGAATCATATCCGGGTGACCAACTTCAATGCCGAACCTGTATTTTTTGCTTATCCCGATCATAACGAACTGGATACCATCGTGGAGGACGTTATTGCCGGAGAACCGGAATACGATTTCACCACCGAAGACGGGGTGGGACACCATTTCTGGGTGATCCAGAATCAGACTGTGATCGCCAGGGTCGTTGAGCTGTTTGAACAGGATATCAGCCACACCTATGTGGCCGACGGACATCACCGGACCGCTGCAGCCGCACTGGTAGGGCAGGAGCGTCGAAAGAATAACCCGGATCATACCGGACATGAGGAGTATAACTTCTTCCTGGCCGTTCACTTCCCCGCTTCCCAGCTGACCATCATTGATTACAACCGGGTGGTAAAGGATCTCAACGGGATGTCTGCCGCTGAATTCCTGGAAGAGTTGGAGGAGGGATTTGTTGTTACCGGGAAAGGACCGGAGATCTTCAAGCCCGGACAACTGCATACCCTCAGCATGTACCTCGAAGGACTCTGGTATGAGCTGAAGGCCCGGCCGGGAACTTACAATGACATGGATCCCATAGCCTGTCTGGATGTCACCGTGCTTTCTGAACAAATCCTGGGACCACTTCTGAATATTACGGATCTGCGGAAATCCGGACGCATCGATTTTGTGGGAGGGATCCGGGGACTTGAAGAGCTGAGCAGGAGGGTCGATAGTGGGGAAATGGCCGCAGCATTTGCTCTTTATCCTGTGAGCATGAAGCAGTTGATGAATATTGCCGACAGTGGGATGATCATGCCACCCAAAACCACCTGGTTTGAACCAAAACTGCGCAGCGGACTGGTGATTCATTCTCTGGATTAA